One genomic segment of Eikenella corrodens includes these proteins:
- the gcvT gene encoding glycine cleavage system aminomethyltransferase GcvT, whose amino-acid sequence MSDIKTTPFHQAHKDAGAKLVDFAGWELPIHYGSQIAEHEAVRTDAGMFDVSHMLVTDVTGEKAKAFFRKLLANDVAKLGFVGKALYSAMLNDQGGVIDDLIVYRGNEAETQYRIVSNGATREKDSAQFQKIGAEFGIKLTPRYDLAMLAVQGPKAVAKLLTVKPEWADTINGLKPFQGADLGNDWFVARTGYTGEDGVEVILPGSEAEAFFKALQQAGVKPCGLGARDTLRMEAGMNLYGNDMDDNTSPLEAGMAWTVDLKDEARDFVGKAPLVALKEKGVSVKQVGLLLAKGGILREHMEVITPQGKGETTSGVFSPSLKQSIAIARVPKDFEGDTAKVLIRGKEVDVRVLKLPFVRNGQKQFD is encoded by the coding sequence ATGTCCGACATCAAAACCACCCCTTTCCATCAAGCACACAAAGACGCAGGTGCCAAGCTGGTTGATTTCGCCGGCTGGGAGCTACCCATCCACTACGGCTCGCAGATTGCCGAACACGAAGCCGTGCGCACCGACGCCGGTATGTTCGACGTGTCACATATGCTCGTTACCGACGTAACCGGCGAAAAAGCCAAAGCCTTCTTCCGCAAGCTCTTGGCCAACGACGTGGCCAAACTCGGCTTTGTGGGCAAGGCCCTCTATTCTGCCATGCTCAACGACCAAGGCGGCGTCATCGACGATCTCATCGTTTATCGCGGCAACGAAGCCGAAACGCAATACCGCATCGTATCTAACGGTGCCACCCGCGAAAAAGACTCCGCTCAGTTCCAAAAAATCGGTGCCGAATTTGGCATCAAGCTCACCCCGCGCTACGATTTGGCCATGCTCGCTGTGCAAGGCCCCAAAGCCGTGGCCAAGCTGCTCACCGTGAAGCCTGAATGGGCCGACACCATAAACGGCCTCAAGCCCTTCCAAGGCGCTGATTTGGGCAATGATTGGTTTGTCGCCCGCACCGGCTACACCGGCGAAGATGGCGTGGAAGTGATTCTGCCTGGCAGCGAAGCCGAGGCTTTCTTCAAAGCATTGCAACAAGCCGGCGTGAAACCCTGCGGCCTCGGCGCACGCGACACCCTGCGCATGGAAGCCGGCATGAACCTCTACGGCAACGACATGGACGACAACACCAGTCCGCTCGAAGCCGGCATGGCCTGGACGGTGGATTTGAAAGACGAAGCCCGCGATTTCGTCGGCAAAGCCCCGCTGGTGGCTCTGAAAGAAAAAGGCGTGAGCGTGAAACAGGTTGGCTTGCTCTTGGCCAAAGGCGGCATACTGCGCGAGCACATGGAAGTGATCACTCCGCAAGGCAAAGGGGAAACCACCAGTGGCGTGTTCTCGCCCAGCCTCAAGCAATCCATCGCCATCGCTCGCGTGCCCAAAGACTTTGAAGGCGATACCGCCAAAGTGTTGATTCGCGGCAAAGAAGTGGATGTGCGCGTATTGAAACTGCCCTTCGTGCGCAACGGCCAGAAGCAGTTTGATTAA
- a CDS encoding GDSL-type esterase/lipase family protein: MNRRQFLIGSAILALAACSKRHNRSQALPKGSAVLALGDSLTYGYGAAPAAAYPVQLATLTGWKVINGGVSGNTTADALARLPELMGQHPKLVIISIGGNDFLRKLPESTTRANIGKIIQTVQAANIPAVLVAIPHFTVGALFGKLSDHPLYHEIAEQYRIPLLSGAWSEILGDKDLKSDQIHANAEGYRKFAELLKAFLEEQGLV; encoded by the coding sequence ATGAACAGACGACAATTCCTCATCGGCAGTGCTATCCTCGCCTTGGCCGCCTGCAGCAAACGCCACAACCGCTCCCAAGCCCTCCCTAAAGGCAGTGCCGTACTCGCCTTAGGCGATTCACTTACCTATGGCTACGGTGCCGCTCCCGCTGCTGCCTATCCCGTGCAGCTGGCTACGCTCACCGGCTGGAAAGTCATCAACGGTGGTGTATCCGGCAACACCACTGCCGATGCCCTCGCCCGCCTGCCTGAGCTTATGGGGCAACATCCTAAGCTTGTCATCATCAGCATCGGCGGCAACGATTTCCTGCGCAAACTGCCAGAAAGCACCACCCGCGCCAACATCGGCAAAATCATCCAAACCGTGCAGGCCGCCAATATCCCCGCCGTACTGGTGGCCATCCCTCATTTCACCGTAGGTGCACTGTTCGGCAAACTCAGCGACCACCCGCTCTACCACGAAATAGCCGAGCAATACCGAATCCCCCTGCTGAGCGGTGCTTGGTCGGAAATTCTCGGTGATAAGGATTTGAAGTCCGACCAAATCCATGCCAACGCCGAGGGCTACCGCAAATTTGCCGAATTACTAAAAGCATTTTTGGAAGAGCAGGGGCTGGTGTAG
- the gcvH gene encoding glycine cleavage system protein GcvH, with protein MSNNIPAELKYVSSHEWLRAEADGSVTVGVTHHAQELLGDIVFVELPEVGASLAAEDQAGVVESVKAASDVYSPIAGEVVAVNEGLPDAPETVNSDPYGDGWIFRIKPANPADLDGLMNAEQYAAEIA; from the coding sequence ATGAGCAACAACATTCCCGCCGAACTCAAATATGTTTCCAGCCACGAATGGCTGCGCGCCGAAGCCGACGGTAGCGTAACCGTGGGCGTAACCCACCACGCACAAGAGCTTTTGGGCGATATCGTATTCGTTGAACTGCCCGAAGTTGGCGCCTCGCTCGCCGCTGAAGACCAAGCCGGTGTAGTGGAATCGGTGAAAGCCGCTTCCGACGTGTACTCCCCGATTGCCGGCGAAGTTGTGGCCGTAAACGAAGGCCTGCCCGATGCGCCCGAAACTGTAAACAGCGATCCCTACGGCGATGGCTGGATCTTCCGCATCAAGCCGGCCAACCCTGCTGACTTGGACGGCCTGATGAACGCCGAGCAATACGCCGCTGAAATCGCTTAA
- a CDS encoding LURP-one-related/scramblase family protein — protein sequence MQNMQLPLHFHFKIFTPSNDFSVVDARGREVAYTRQKIFKLKEAVEIFSDATRRTRLYRIQADRIIDFNACYRIVNENGEELGSIRRNGMRSLWRISYQIYDAGNRLLYEVREKNPWLAFWDALVGETPVVGMLSGYFLNPSFGVNDAAGQEAYLLKKGPSLMERRFSLQKTGTAAHDELVTLSLMMLMLLERAKG from the coding sequence ATGCAAAACATGCAACTGCCGCTGCATTTCCATTTCAAAATATTCACACCATCCAACGATTTCAGCGTGGTGGATGCCAGAGGCAGAGAAGTGGCCTACACACGGCAGAAGATTTTTAAGCTGAAGGAAGCCGTAGAGATTTTTAGCGATGCCACCCGCCGCACGCGGCTATACCGCATACAGGCCGACCGCATCATCGATTTCAACGCCTGCTACCGGATTGTGAACGAAAACGGCGAGGAGCTCGGCTCGATACGGCGCAACGGCATGCGCTCGCTGTGGCGCATTTCCTACCAAATATACGATGCCGGCAACCGGCTACTGTATGAAGTGCGCGAGAAAAACCCGTGGTTGGCATTTTGGGATGCGCTTGTGGGCGAGACTCCGGTTGTGGGCATGCTTAGCGGTTATTTTCTCAATCCAAGTTTTGGAGTAAACGATGCCGCCGGGCAGGAGGCGTATCTGCTGAAAAAAGGGCCTTCACTGATGGAGCGACGCTTCAGCCTGCAAAAAACCGGTACGGCGGCGCATGATGAATTGGTTACGCTGTCGCTGATGATGTTGATGCTGTTGGAACGGGCGAAGGGGTAG
- a CDS encoding L-serine ammonia-lyase: protein MISVFDIFKVGVGPSSSHTVGPMKADKQFIDDLCAQGKLEQIEHIRIDVYGSLSMTGLGHGTDTAIIMGLAGYLPHNVDIDSIPTFVETVKASDKLAVALNKHEVRFQYAEDMVFHNDFLPLHENGMIITAFDKEGKESYRQTYYSIGGGFIVDEAHFGVEEKQTIEVPFPYKNAKDIIKYCNNNGLSISKLMYQNEVALHGKEAVEEYLQYIWQTMSDCMQHGLITEGVLPGPLKVVRRAAGLHRWLSANKSLSNDPMQIIDWVNMYALAVSEENAAGGRVVTAPTNGACGVVPAVLMYYDKFVEPLTPEIINRYLLTAGIIGSLYKMNASISGAEVGCQGEVGVACSMAAAGLAEILGGTPERVCSAAEVAMEHSLGLTCDPVGGQVQVPCIERNAISSVKAINAARMALRRASTPCVDLDEVIDTMYETGKDMDAKYRETSRGGLAIKIVCN from the coding sequence ATGATTAGTGTATTCGATATTTTTAAAGTTGGGGTTGGTCCTTCGAGCTCGCATACTGTTGGCCCGATGAAAGCAGATAAACAATTTATTGATGACTTGTGTGCTCAAGGCAAATTAGAGCAGATAGAGCATATCCGCATCGATGTATATGGTTCATTATCTATGACTGGTTTGGGTCATGGGACAGATACCGCTATCATTATGGGGTTGGCTGGTTATTTGCCGCATAATGTCGATATCGATTCGATTCCGACTTTTGTTGAGACGGTTAAAGCCAGCGACAAATTGGCTGTGGCATTAAACAAACACGAAGTACGCTTCCAATATGCCGAAGATATGGTGTTTCATAACGATTTTTTGCCTCTGCATGAAAACGGCATGATCATCACAGCCTTTGATAAAGAAGGAAAAGAAAGCTACCGCCAAACTTATTATTCCATCGGCGGCGGTTTTATTGTTGATGAAGCACATTTTGGTGTTGAAGAAAAACAAACCATTGAAGTCCCCTTCCCTTATAAAAACGCCAAAGACATTATCAAATACTGTAACAATAATGGTCTGTCCATTTCCAAGCTGATGTATCAAAATGAAGTGGCATTGCATGGTAAAGAAGCAGTTGAAGAGTACCTGCAATATATCTGGCAAACCATGTCTGATTGTATGCAGCATGGCTTAATAACTGAAGGCGTGTTGCCAGGCCCGCTAAAAGTTGTCCGTCGTGCTGCAGGGCTTCACCGCTGGCTTTCTGCTAATAAAAGCCTTAGCAATGATCCGATGCAGATTATAGATTGGGTAAATATGTATGCTCTCGCGGTAAGCGAAGAAAATGCCGCCGGTGGGCGCGTAGTAACTGCCCCGACCAACGGTGCGTGCGGTGTCGTGCCTGCTGTCTTGATGTATTACGACAAATTTGTCGAACCGCTCACTCCCGAAATCATCAACCGATACTTGCTCACTGCAGGCATTATTGGCTCGCTCTATAAAATGAATGCCTCTATTTCGGGAGCGGAAGTAGGCTGCCAAGGCGAAGTTGGTGTAGCCTGTTCAATGGCAGCGGCAGGGCTGGCGGAAATTTTAGGCGGTACCCCGGAGCGCGTTTGCAGTGCAGCAGAAGTCGCCATGGAGCATAGCCTTGGTCTTACCTGCGACCCAGTAGGCGGCCAAGTGCAGGTTCCTTGTATTGAACGTAATGCCATCAGCTCGGTAAAAGCCATCAATGCCGCACGTATGGCTCTGCGCCGTGCCAGCACACCATGTGTCGATTTGGATGAAGTGATTGACACCATGTATGAAACTGGTAAAGATATGGATGCCAAATACCGCGAAACCTCACGAGGCGGCTTGGCAATCAAGATTGTCTGCAATTAA